One region of Salinibacterium sp. TMP30 genomic DNA includes:
- a CDS encoding CDP-alcohol phosphatidyltransferase family protein, with the protein MTATGESPAAPLGYRAIVRQLATAQKPGRGAPPYSRWVNRRLGRLLAAAAFLMGRTPNQVTMVSAASTLVALVLVATVLPSWWLGILVAFLLLLGYALDSADGQLARLLGGGTKSGEWLDHVVDAFKIVIFHGVILISLYRFGDELPDAVLLIPLGFIVVSSVFFFAMILTDQLRRIASSERGHAYAKPSGGGGWLQTIVAIPTDYAVLCLSFVLFGWLSGFVIVYGLLFAANAVILIAVLARWWRELRMIDAS; encoded by the coding sequence ATGACCGCCACAGGGGAAAGCCCAGCCGCACCATTGGGATACCGTGCCATAGTCCGGCAGCTTGCAACCGCACAGAAACCAGGGCGCGGTGCGCCACCGTACTCGCGCTGGGTGAATCGCCGTCTTGGACGTTTGCTCGCGGCGGCCGCGTTTCTGATGGGCCGAACGCCGAACCAGGTCACGATGGTCAGCGCGGCTTCGACGCTGGTCGCGCTTGTTCTAGTAGCCACAGTTCTGCCCAGTTGGTGGCTCGGAATTCTCGTCGCGTTCTTACTGCTGCTCGGGTATGCCCTTGATTCTGCAGATGGGCAACTCGCTCGACTGCTCGGAGGCGGAACCAAATCAGGTGAGTGGCTCGATCATGTCGTTGACGCCTTCAAGATTGTGATCTTTCACGGCGTGATCCTGATTTCGTTGTACCGCTTCGGTGATGAGTTGCCGGATGCTGTGCTGCTGATTCCGCTCGGCTTCATTGTGGTGTCATCGGTGTTCTTTTTCGCGATGATCCTTACTGACCAATTGCGCAGGATCGCGTCATCTGAGCGCGGACATGCCTACGCCAAACCGAGCGGTGGTGGTGGCTGGCTGCAGACAATCGTGGCGATCCCCACCGACTACGCGGTGCTCTGCCTGTCATTTGTGCTGTTTGGCTGGCTCAGCGGATTCGTCATCGTGTACGGGTTGCTGTTCGCCGCCAACGCCGTAATCCTCATCGCCGTGCTCGCACGGTGGTGGCGCGAACTGCGCATGATCGACGCGTCCTGA
- a CDS encoding glycosyltransferase family 1 protein — protein sequence MRVLFDGFWWARGPASNRQVLREFIWAWEREFPQDELTVAVRRASADIARSELPDRVTVVGTRLKPHGISTIVELPFIARRMHADVTITHNFTPAFGACAVFIHDYMFLTSPEWFTLKERAYFSLMPLTARRATWVFTSSQTEADRISRLSRGRTVVPVGLAVGRGLADAVPRKPAGLEAPDATGGAFLLCVGRLNARKNLATTIEAALASGRATEDSPLVIVGEPQGRSADLPAAVAKAVDRGIVRFLGFIDDDELAWLYENTSLLLFLTRDEGFGLPVLEARHFGAPVVVSDIRVFHEILGAKARFADPDDVSAIADAIRTAPTRESTPSPGDLGYSWEASVRSMREAISRQHS from the coding sequence ATGCGCGTTCTCTTTGACGGCTTTTGGTGGGCGCGAGGCCCTGCGTCTAATCGCCAAGTGCTGCGCGAGTTCATCTGGGCGTGGGAGCGCGAATTTCCCCAGGATGAGCTCACCGTCGCCGTTCGCCGCGCATCCGCTGACATCGCTCGGTCAGAATTGCCCGACCGCGTCACCGTCGTCGGCACTCGGCTGAAACCTCACGGCATCAGCACAATCGTCGAGCTGCCTTTCATCGCCAGACGGATGCACGCCGATGTCACCATCACGCACAATTTCACTCCGGCATTCGGGGCCTGCGCCGTCTTCATTCACGACTACATGTTTCTTACTTCGCCGGAGTGGTTCACGCTCAAGGAGCGTGCCTACTTCAGCCTGATGCCGTTGACAGCCCGGAGAGCCACCTGGGTGTTCACCTCGTCGCAGACTGAAGCCGACCGCATTAGTCGCCTAAGTCGCGGACGCACAGTTGTTCCGGTGGGGCTCGCTGTTGGGCGGGGCCTGGCGGATGCTGTTCCGCGCAAGCCAGCGGGGCTCGAGGCGCCGGATGCGACTGGCGGCGCCTTTTTGCTCTGCGTCGGCAGGCTCAACGCTCGCAAGAATCTGGCCACCACCATCGAGGCGGCACTCGCGTCTGGTCGAGCTACCGAAGATTCTCCGCTGGTGATTGTGGGAGAACCTCAGGGCAGAAGTGCCGACCTGCCAGCGGCCGTCGCCAAAGCTGTTGATCGCGGCATTGTGCGGTTTCTGGGATTCATTGACGATGACGAACTCGCCTGGCTGTATGAGAACACTTCCCTGCTGTTGTTCCTCACCCGCGATGAGGGGTTCGGGCTTCCCGTTCTCGAGGCGCGACATTTCGGCGCGCCCGTTGTGGTGAGCGATATCCGGGTATTCCATGAGATCTTGGGAGCGAAGGCTAGGTTCGCTGATCCGGATGATGTGTCGGCTATCGCCGACGCCATCCGAACTGCACCCACGCGGGAGTCGACCCCGTCGCCCGGTGATCTCGGCTATTCGTGGGAGGCAAGCGTGCGCTCAATGCGTGAGGCGATTTCTCGCCAACACTCGTAG
- a CDS encoding sugar transferase yields MSELRKLPVQPTTERERSHLRLVEETDFHPLASTTRHPESGLVWTRAYQKKLLLSDAAIIVSTMIAALLTRAEITRIPEFIAGVPPLMWLGLGAIALVWIGLLEIFHSRDRRIIGAGPDEYKRLITACMTAFGLLSIALLFLEAGFPGKSAVLTMATGVGVLLVSRWSWRRSLTRQRKLGRALSRAVVVGSRLEVDYVVSRIQGNLSAAFAVVGVLTDPDSEEEPEFGTVKSHGFGPEQIAATAAALGADAVIVAGDHGSGNDFIRDLAWQLEGTAAELILASRLANVAGPRIHFRPVEGLPLIHVEIPQFEGGKHVVKRGLDIVVSALALVILSPLFLILAVLIRMDSLGGAFFSQVRVGRNLATFRMFKFRSMVTDATEKLAGLAEQNEGSGVLFKLKNDPRVTGIGRVIRKYSLDELPQIWNVLKGDMSLVGPRPPLPSEVRAYKGKVNRRMYIKPGLTGMWQINGRSDLNWEDSMRLDLYYVENWSVVGDLVIMWRTVKVLIHPVGAY; encoded by the coding sequence ATGAGCGAGCTAAGAAAACTACCCGTCCAGCCCACAACCGAGAGAGAGCGCAGCCACCTACGACTCGTCGAAGAGACTGACTTTCACCCGCTTGCGTCAACCACGCGCCATCCCGAATCTGGTTTGGTATGGACGCGCGCCTATCAAAAGAAATTGCTGCTCTCGGATGCCGCGATCATTGTCAGCACCATGATCGCCGCATTGCTGACTCGTGCTGAAATCACCCGCATTCCCGAGTTCATCGCCGGAGTTCCCCCGCTGATGTGGTTGGGTCTCGGCGCTATCGCACTCGTGTGGATAGGGCTGCTGGAGATCTTCCACTCCCGCGACCGCCGCATCATTGGCGCAGGACCCGACGAGTACAAGCGACTCATTACCGCGTGCATGACTGCGTTCGGCCTGCTGTCGATCGCCCTTCTGTTCCTAGAAGCCGGCTTCCCCGGCAAAAGCGCGGTGCTGACCATGGCGACCGGCGTTGGCGTGCTCCTCGTCAGCAGATGGTCGTGGCGCAGATCGCTCACCCGTCAGCGAAAGCTCGGACGAGCGCTCTCCCGTGCAGTGGTTGTCGGATCACGTCTCGAGGTCGATTACGTCGTCTCACGGATTCAGGGGAACCTGAGTGCAGCATTCGCCGTCGTTGGGGTGCTGACCGACCCGGATTCCGAAGAGGAGCCCGAATTCGGTACTGTCAAGAGTCACGGATTCGGCCCAGAGCAGATCGCCGCAACCGCCGCTGCGCTCGGAGCTGACGCCGTCATTGTTGCTGGCGACCATGGCTCAGGCAACGACTTCATTCGCGACCTCGCCTGGCAGTTAGAAGGCACAGCGGCCGAGCTGATCTTGGCCTCCCGCCTCGCCAATGTTGCCGGGCCGCGCATCCACTTTCGACCCGTCGAAGGCCTTCCTCTTATCCATGTTGAAATTCCGCAGTTCGAAGGAGGAAAACACGTCGTCAAACGAGGCCTCGACATTGTGGTCTCTGCCCTCGCCCTCGTGATCCTCTCACCCCTGTTTCTGATCTTGGCAGTGTTGATCCGAATGGATAGCCTCGGCGGTGCATTCTTCAGCCAGGTGCGAGTGGGTCGCAACCTTGCGACATTCCGGATGTTCAAGTTTCGGTCGATGGTGACGGATGCCACAGAAAAGCTCGCTGGACTCGCTGAGCAGAATGAAGGCTCGGGCGTGCTCTTCAAGCTGAAGAACGACCCAAGAGTCACAGGCATCGGCCGGGTAATCCGAAAGTATTCGCTTGACGAACTGCCGCAGATTTGGAACGTATTGAAAGGCGACATGAGCCTAGTTGGCCCGCGCCCGCCACTGCCCAGCGAAGTGCGTGCCTATAAAGGAAAGGTCAACCGCCGAATGTACATCAAGCCGGGGCTCACCGGCATGTGGCAAATCAATGGACGCTCTGACCTCAACTGGGAAGACAGCATGCGGCTCGATCTCTACTACGTAGAGAACTGGTCGGTTGTTGGCGACCTCGTCATTATGTGGCGCACGGTCAAAGTGCTGATTCACCCCGTAGGGGCGTACTAA
- a CDS encoding calcium/sodium antiporter translates to MNALDVGLVVLGLIVLVGGGELLVRGASSLASSWGLSPLVIGLTVVAMGTSAPELAVSVEAVFRNEADLAIGNVVGSNIANVLLILGIAALILPLAVKQQLVRIDVPVMIGASVALLIFAADGIISLVDGLLLLALVLVHTAVTLILGRRETIALRKGAINDQSATEAVDAPTAHRPTFVVSVLFVLGGIGLLVVGANLLITGAVNIAASLGVGSLVIGLTVVAVGTSLPELVTSVIAAVRGQRDIAVGNIVGSCIANIGFVLGVPALISGGGILVAPAAVALDIPLMLAAAVVIAPLTFTGFTVQRWEGVMLVGLYLAYMTYVVLDATAHDAQSGFTWTMVLFVLPLLVLTVATTVFYDVRRRSNRRKSGQISPVKLT, encoded by the coding sequence ATGAACGCCCTCGATGTTGGCCTAGTGGTGTTAGGTCTTATTGTGCTGGTCGGTGGCGGTGAACTCTTGGTGCGGGGAGCATCCTCGTTAGCAAGCAGTTGGGGGCTAAGCCCGCTGGTAATAGGTCTGACCGTTGTCGCAATGGGAACGTCAGCCCCCGAACTGGCGGTCAGTGTCGAAGCAGTGTTCAGAAACGAAGCCGACTTAGCGATCGGTAACGTCGTCGGGTCTAACATCGCAAACGTTCTCCTCATCCTTGGTATTGCAGCGCTCATCCTCCCCCTAGCTGTCAAGCAGCAGTTGGTACGAATTGACGTACCGGTCATGATCGGGGCATCCGTTGCGTTGTTGATCTTCGCCGCGGACGGAATCATCTCCCTCGTCGATGGGCTTCTCTTGTTGGCCTTGGTCCTTGTGCACACCGCGGTCACTCTCATTCTTGGTCGCCGGGAGACGATCGCGCTGAGAAAGGGGGCCATCAACGATCAGTCCGCTACAGAAGCGGTCGATGCGCCGACGGCTCATCGACCGACCTTCGTGGTCTCGGTGCTGTTCGTGTTGGGCGGCATCGGACTACTGGTTGTGGGCGCAAACCTGCTGATCACCGGTGCCGTCAACATCGCAGCTTCATTGGGTGTAGGAAGCTTGGTGATCGGGCTGACGGTTGTTGCGGTAGGCACCTCGCTACCTGAGCTGGTTACGTCCGTCATCGCGGCAGTACGTGGCCAGCGAGATATCGCTGTCGGAAACATTGTGGGCAGCTGCATCGCTAATATCGGTTTCGTGCTCGGTGTGCCCGCTCTGATCTCGGGCGGCGGCATCCTGGTGGCACCCGCAGCGGTTGCTCTCGATATTCCGCTTATGCTCGCCGCGGCGGTGGTGATAGCGCCTCTCACGTTCACCGGCTTCACCGTGCAACGGTGGGAAGGAGTGATGCTCGTAGGGCTCTACCTCGCGTACATGACGTACGTCGTTCTGGATGCCACCGCCCACGACGCGCAAAGCGGCTTCACGTGGACCATGGTCCTTTTTGTGCTCCCGCTGCTAGTACTCACAGTCGCAACAACAGTCTTTTACGACGTGCGACGGCGCTCCAACCGGAGGAAAAGTGGCCAGATTTCTCCTGTGAAACTAACCTAG
- a CDS encoding DUF2470 domain-containing protein, translating into MTTFSAEIVSAVLAHMNSDHNGDNLLIVRAFAESAAISAAMVSLDDTEGTWQYSDGHGVEHHVSLPWGAPISERAEIRQEIVHLYERACEKLGVEARPHS; encoded by the coding sequence GTGACCACTTTCAGCGCAGAAATCGTGTCCGCAGTACTCGCCCATATGAACAGCGACCACAACGGTGACAATTTGCTCATCGTGCGTGCGTTTGCCGAATCTGCCGCCATCTCGGCGGCCATGGTCTCACTCGACGACACCGAAGGTACGTGGCAGTACTCCGACGGCCACGGTGTTGAGCACCACGTTTCGCTCCCGTGGGGTGCCCCCATTAGCGAGCGTGCAGAGATCCGGCAAGAAATTGTGCACCTGTACGAACGAGCGTGCGAGAAGCTCGGCGTCGAAGCACGGCCACACAGCTAG
- a CDS encoding DUF4383 domain-containing protein, which produces MATSPNRLLGVIFGAVYVLIGLLGFSVTNGVGFFATEGGLLLGLFEVNIFHNVAHILIGAALLLAGISNKRAARAVNSTVGFAYLVLGFAGLLLVGTSLNILALNAADNVLHFASAVVLLAVGLGADKRATGVSS; this is translated from the coding sequence ATGGCTACATCACCTAACCGTCTGCTGGGAGTCATCTTCGGCGCGGTATACGTTCTTATTGGACTACTTGGGTTCTCCGTTACCAACGGTGTGGGTTTCTTTGCCACCGAAGGTGGACTGCTGCTGGGCCTGTTCGAAGTCAACATCTTCCACAACGTTGCCCACATCCTCATCGGTGCCGCCCTGCTTCTCGCCGGAATCTCCAACAAGCGAGCCGCCCGCGCTGTGAACTCCACGGTCGGCTTCGCGTACCTCGTCCTTGGTTTTGCCGGACTGCTACTCGTTGGCACATCGCTCAACATCTTGGCTCTCAACGCTGCAGACAACGTGCTGCACTTCGCCAGTGCCGTTGTACTGCTCGCTGTTGGCCTCGGTGCCGACAAGCGCGCTACCGGCGTCAGCTCATAA
- a CDS encoding MFS transporter, whose protein sequence is MSAIEQPRVLATTKQWFALVVLMLPTLLVSIDNTVLSFALPSIARDLRPSAVAQLWIVDVYPLVLAALLVGMGNLGDRFGRRRMLLIGATGFGIVSVLAAFAPDAISLIVARVFLGVFGAMLMPSTLSLLRSLFVDRRQRRLAIAIWAAGFSAGSAIGPLVGGVLLEHFWWGSVFLVAVPFLLPLLIFAPLLIQESKDPAPGPFDLGSIALSILTLGPAVYAIKVIATEGIGVLPVVLLVIAVLSAVFFVRRLLAQSNPMLDMNLFRVPSFSGAVLVNLVSVFSLLGLLFFLTQHLQLVVGLSPFDAALALTPGIIVIILAGLGVVPLVRFVRPGFLMAGGLLLSLLAYTSIAVIGGDATVLSLIVAFCILGAGIGSAETLSNDLIISSVPADKAGAASGVSETAYELGAVLGTAVLGSILTAAYRSSIVIPNGLPAADAMAARETLGGAVEVASTLPDGLGEQLLDSARHAFDSGVVATSWVAVGLMAVAITITLVTLRSVRS, encoded by the coding sequence GTGAGTGCGATTGAGCAGCCCCGCGTCTTGGCGACGACCAAGCAGTGGTTTGCTCTTGTCGTGTTGATGCTGCCGACACTCCTTGTCTCGATCGACAACACAGTGTTGAGTTTCGCCCTGCCGAGTATTGCCAGAGACCTGCGGCCGAGTGCGGTCGCGCAGCTCTGGATCGTCGACGTGTACCCACTGGTGCTCGCCGCCTTGCTCGTGGGGATGGGCAATCTCGGCGATCGATTTGGGCGTCGTCGCATGCTGCTGATCGGTGCCACGGGTTTCGGAATTGTCTCCGTGCTCGCGGCCTTCGCCCCCGATGCGATCTCGCTCATCGTCGCTCGGGTGTTCCTCGGAGTCTTCGGTGCCATGCTGATGCCGTCGACCCTGTCGCTCTTGCGCTCGCTCTTCGTCGATCGTCGGCAGAGACGACTCGCGATCGCTATTTGGGCAGCCGGATTTTCGGCCGGTTCCGCTATCGGACCGCTCGTCGGGGGAGTCCTACTCGAACATTTCTGGTGGGGATCGGTATTCCTCGTCGCCGTGCCGTTCCTGTTGCCGCTGCTGATCTTCGCGCCACTGTTGATCCAAGAATCGAAAGACCCGGCGCCCGGTCCGTTCGACCTCGGCAGCATTGCACTCTCGATCCTCACGCTCGGACCGGCCGTCTACGCCATTAAGGTCATCGCAACGGAGGGTATTGGTGTGCTGCCTGTCGTGCTACTAGTCATCGCGGTGCTTTCCGCCGTGTTTTTCGTGCGTCGGCTTCTTGCGCAGAGCAACCCAATGCTCGACATGAACCTGTTCCGGGTGCCCTCCTTCAGCGGTGCGGTGCTTGTGAACCTCGTCAGTGTCTTTTCGCTCCTCGGACTTCTGTTCTTCCTCACTCAGCATCTGCAGCTTGTGGTGGGACTCAGCCCGTTTGATGCGGCTCTCGCGCTCACCCCCGGCATTATTGTCATCATCCTTGCGGGACTCGGCGTTGTGCCACTCGTGCGGTTCGTTCGACCAGGGTTTCTGATGGCCGGCGGGTTATTGCTGTCGCTACTCGCCTACACGTCAATCGCAGTGATCGGGGGCGACGCGACAGTGCTGAGCCTCATCGTGGCGTTCTGCATTCTTGGTGCCGGGATTGGTTCGGCAGAAACGCTCTCCAACGATCTCATCATCTCCAGCGTCCCTGCTGATAAGGCCGGGGCGGCATCCGGTGTCTCCGAGACCGCCTACGAACTGGGTGCGGTGCTCGGAACGGCCGTGCTCGGCAGCATCCTCACCGCCGCCTACCGCTCGTCGATAGTGATCCCGAACGGACTCCCCGCCGCGGATGCGATGGCAGCGCGCGAGACCCTCGGCGGTGCCGTCGAGGTGGCCTCCACTCTGCCCGATGGTCTCGGGGAGCAACTGTTGGACTCCGCCCGTCACGCCTTCGACTCGGGAGTTGTTGCAACATCGTGGGTTGCGGTCGGCCTCATGGCCGTAGCGATCACCATCACGCTAGTGACTCTGCGGTCCGTGCGGAGTTAG
- a CDS encoding biliverdin-producing heme oxygenase, whose translation MTVIPFSQALRERTWSSHGDSEGADFMKDLMTGKGSREDYIALVAQHYFIYEAIEAAADHFANDPVAAPFITSQLTRLPAIEADLEFLIGPDWRNHIAPLPTAAAYAARVGEIAAQNWAGGFIAHHYTRYLGDLSGGQVIRTLMQRQFGFDTNGVGFYLFDQIAKPKEFKTTYREQLDAVEWDDAERNRVIDEVLTAYKFNTDLFVDLSRAKAAA comes from the coding sequence GTGACTGTAATTCCTTTCTCACAGGCCCTTCGTGAGCGCACCTGGTCAAGCCACGGTGATAGCGAAGGCGCCGACTTCATGAAAGATCTCATGACGGGCAAGGGTAGCCGCGAAGACTACATCGCCCTCGTCGCCCAGCACTACTTCATCTACGAAGCCATCGAGGCCGCAGCCGACCACTTTGCGAATGATCCCGTTGCCGCACCATTCATCACCTCGCAACTCACCCGCCTGCCCGCCATCGAAGCTGACCTAGAATTTCTCATCGGCCCCGACTGGCGTAACCACATCGCGCCCCTCCCCACGGCGGCCGCCTACGCCGCACGCGTGGGCGAGATCGCTGCCCAAAACTGGGCTGGCGGATTCATAGCCCACCACTACACCCGCTACCTCGGTGATCTTTCAGGTGGGCAAGTCATCCGCACCCTCATGCAGCGCCAGTTCGGTTTTGACACCAACGGTGTCGGCTTCTACCTCTTCGACCAGATCGCGAAGCCCAAAGAGTTCAAGACCACCTACCGTGAACAGCTCGATGCCGTTGAGTGGGATGACGCCGAACGCAACCGCGTCATCGACGAAGTGTTGACGGCCTACAAATTCAACACCGATCTGTTTGTCGACCTTTCCCGCGCGAAAGCGGCTGCCTAG
- a CDS encoding Gfo/Idh/MocA family oxidoreductase → MILPEPTAVPLRGGATLRWGVLAPGGIAADWVATMHANTDQRVVAVASRSAARAAEFAQKNGIERSYGSYEQLVADPEVDIVYVAAPNVFHRPLALLAIAAGKHVLIEKPLGVDAADARVIVDSARAAGVFAMEAMWTRFLPQTIVMARLLAEGELGDVAVVTADFGADFGDLRDQPVFDPAMGGGSLRDIGIYPVWFSRFALGAPSSLFAKGRMLDSGVDGQVAMILDHPTGAQAVLHTTMLADTPTEARISGTRARVEVRSPFYAPDGFAFVRGEERTEFTDETGLRGREGLAFQTTAIAQHVADGRTEAPEHPLAVSVEILETLDTLRAQVDAG, encoded by the coding sequence GTGATTCTGCCGGAACCGACTGCTGTGCCGCTACGTGGCGGTGCGACCCTTCGCTGGGGTGTGCTCGCTCCTGGCGGGATCGCCGCTGACTGGGTTGCAACGATGCACGCGAACACCGATCAGCGGGTTGTGGCGGTGGCATCTCGTTCTGCCGCGCGGGCCGCAGAGTTTGCGCAGAAGAATGGAATCGAGCGTAGCTACGGAAGCTATGAGCAGCTCGTGGCAGATCCCGAGGTCGACATCGTTTATGTTGCCGCCCCAAACGTCTTTCACCGCCCGCTAGCGTTACTGGCGATCGCCGCGGGCAAGCATGTGCTGATCGAAAAACCTCTCGGTGTCGATGCCGCTGATGCGCGTGTGATCGTTGACTCCGCTCGCGCTGCTGGGGTGTTTGCGATGGAGGCGATGTGGACCAGGTTCCTGCCACAGACGATCGTGATGGCGCGCCTTCTGGCTGAGGGGGAGCTGGGCGACGTGGCTGTGGTGACCGCAGATTTCGGAGCAGACTTTGGCGACCTCCGTGATCAGCCAGTGTTTGATCCGGCAATGGGTGGGGGGTCACTGCGCGATATTGGCATCTACCCGGTGTGGTTCTCCCGTTTCGCACTCGGTGCGCCCAGTTCGTTGTTTGCGAAGGGGCGGATGCTCGACAGTGGTGTTGATGGCCAGGTGGCGATGATTCTCGACCACCCCACCGGTGCCCAGGCTGTGTTGCACACGACGATGCTTGCCGACACTCCCACAGAGGCCCGCATCAGCGGCACGCGCGCTCGCGTCGAGGTGCGTTCTCCGTTTTATGCGCCCGATGGTTTTGCCTTTGTTCGTGGTGAGGAACGCACCGAGTTCACGGATGAAACCGGACTCCGTGGTCGCGAGGGGCTCGCCTTTCAAACCACCGCGATCGCGCAACACGTTGCCGATGGCCGAACGGAAGCGCCTGAGCATCCACTCGCTGTATCGGTAGAAATTCTGGAAACGCTCGATACCTTGCGTGCTCAGGTTGACGCGGGCTAG
- a CDS encoding GNAT family N-acetyltransferase, with translation MSYIRPAGLQDLPGAYRVCLQTADAGADGSVLYENPDLLGHVYVGPYLVGQPDFAFVIADNHGVAGYVLGAADTRRFEAWQERDWWPSLREQYPLTGGATLDDELISHLHSPVHSPDAVAERYPAHLHIDLLPRVQGTGFGRTMLETLFDALRARGVHSIHLDVGEDNHNAIAFYRHLGFVEVARGTDSVYLGKELS, from the coding sequence ATGAGCTATATCCGCCCGGCGGGCTTGCAGGACCTCCCCGGTGCCTACCGCGTCTGTCTTCAGACAGCGGATGCGGGCGCCGATGGGAGCGTTCTCTACGAGAACCCCGACCTTCTGGGTCACGTCTATGTTGGCCCGTATCTGGTGGGGCAACCTGACTTCGCGTTCGTGATCGCAGACAACCATGGAGTTGCCGGCTACGTGCTCGGCGCTGCCGACACCCGCAGATTTGAGGCGTGGCAAGAGCGCGACTGGTGGCCTTCGCTGCGCGAACAGTACCCCCTCACCGGCGGCGCAACACTCGACGATGAGCTGATCAGCCACCTCCATTCACCCGTGCACTCGCCCGATGCGGTAGCCGAGCGCTACCCGGCGCACCTCCACATCGACTTGCTGCCGCGAGTGCAAGGCACAGGATTCGGGCGAACGATGCTCGAGACACTTTTTGACGCGCTTCGCGCGCGCGGTGTGCACAGCATCCACTTGGATGTTGGTGAAGACAACCACAACGCGATCGCGTTCTACCGTCACCTCGGATTCGTGGAGGTTGCCCGTGGCACTGACTCGGTCTATCTGGGAAAGGAACTGTCGTGA
- a CDS encoding GntR family transcriptional regulator, which produces MKVTVVVESTRHTLRARLRELVASTEVGKSLPSERDLSAQWGVARMTIRRAVDALVAEGLVERRHGSGTYVTPQPFVRLLGLTSFSQDMRDRGLEPSARLLAYRVAAADTTIAAQLQIAPGDPVVSFTRLRLGGGEAMAVETVWIPQALVPGIKGGDLGGSLYELLGTRYRIVPGAANVSIEPVLPDQRVRELLTIPEDQACLRIRMVDSDSRGNIIMIANCFYRGDKYQLTAQVSGAAFNPEQARNR; this is translated from the coding sequence GTGAAGGTGACAGTCGTCGTCGAGTCAACCAGACACACACTGAGAGCGCGCCTACGAGAGCTGGTCGCGTCAACAGAGGTGGGCAAGAGCCTGCCAAGCGAGCGTGACCTGAGTGCGCAGTGGGGTGTCGCCCGAATGACAATCCGTCGGGCCGTTGACGCACTCGTCGCCGAAGGGCTTGTCGAGCGCCGCCACGGCTCGGGCACCTATGTGACTCCACAGCCCTTTGTGCGCCTGCTCGGGCTCACCTCCTTCTCTCAAGACATGCGCGACCGTGGCCTCGAACCCAGCGCCCGACTGCTCGCCTACCGTGTCGCTGCTGCAGACACCACAATCGCCGCGCAGCTACAGATCGCCCCCGGCGATCCCGTCGTTAGCTTTACTCGGCTGCGATTGGGCGGCGGTGAAGCAATGGCTGTCGAAACGGTATGGATTCCTCAAGCACTTGTCCCCGGAATTAAGGGTGGCGATCTCGGGGGTTCGCTTTATGAACTTCTCGGAACCCGCTACCGCATCGTGCCCGGCGCAGCCAACGTCTCCATCGAACCAGTACTGCCCGATCAGCGTGTGCGAGAACTGCTGACGATTCCCGAAGATCAAGCCTGCCTTCGCATCCGCATGGTCGACTCCGACTCGCGCGGCAACATCATCATGATTGCCAACTGCTTCTACCGCGGCGACAAATACCAGCTCACCGCCCAAGTCTCTGGTGCGGCGTTCAATCCCGAACAAGCAAGGAACCGCTGA